A single window of Malus sylvestris chromosome 5, drMalSylv7.2, whole genome shotgun sequence DNA harbors:
- the LOC126624216 gene encoding chromatin modification-related protein EAF7-like, whose amino-acid sequence MDLGKLSSANSMDEQFEFLEIEDGEELLGLTHWEFIDASDADSEQNHHHHHRSDSEQTDKDEEANRFDRLIIGPASFSPSVPPPVADPIPAHRHRRPRLVRFVDVGLNLKLHSDWDDSGNEDEGHGEEEEEEEEEEDDDGYGLDDELVPLSVSDKLGRQRMRKLGKRMLPKMNKSKRSPYMVARAGCIRGKHGLGLKHIY is encoded by the coding sequence ATGGATTTGGGAAAACTTTCGAGTGCAAACTCCATGGACGAACAATTCGAATTCCTGGAAATCGAAGACGGAGAAGAACTCTTGGGTCTCACACACTGGGAATTCATCGACGCCTCCGATGCCGACTCAGAGcaaaaccaccaccaccaccaccgctcCGACTCCGAACAAACCGATAAAGACGAAGAAGCAAATCGGTTTGATAGGCTTATCATTGGGCCCGCTTCATTTTCCCCTTCGGTCCCTCCGCCGGTGGCCGATCCGATCCCCGCCCACCGTCATCGCCGCCCCCGTCTCGTCCGATTTGTGGATGTGGGTCTCAATCTCAAACTCCATAGCGATTGGGACGACAGCGGCAATGAGGATGAGGGCCAtggtgaggaggaggaggaggaggaggaggaggaggatgatgaTGGGTATGGATTAGACGACGAGCTGGTGCCGTTGTCAGTGAGCGACAAGTTGGGGCGGCAGAGGATGAGGAAATTGGGGAAGAGGATGTTACCGAAGATGAACAAATCGAAGCGGTCGCCGTACATGGTTGCGAGGGCTGGCTGCATTCGTGGGAAGCATGGCCTGGGATTGAAGCATATTTACTGA